The sequence TACTCTAGCAATAtgttaaaaagaaacataaatattttgataaatatattgtttatttaaataaataccaATGTATTTACATTatgaaacaataaataaaacattttaaaatacatattataggacataaaTAAataggataaataaataaaatatagcataCAATAGCCGAAATACAAGAAGCACACCAGTAAAAAGTCATTACAGTAGTGACAGACTGTACACACTCATCTcccaaaaaatcttaactctctcATATACAAAATATACTCACACAGGCCACATCATTGTACCATGGCTGCCTTAAAGCATGTTCACACATGGCAGATCGTTTTCACAAGTAAATGGTTCTGTTTCTGTAACATGTGCATGATTTCTGCAAGCTCCACTGAGATGAATGGGAGAGCCACAGAAATGTCTGCATCAGGTTTGCTatgtgtgaatgcatccttacaCTTTAAACAAGCTCATTATAATTTAGGAACTTTAAGGCTTTTATATGTTCAAGACTTGAGGATAAGTCAATGTGCAGGTTTGTGGGATTTCACAATGAAAGCCACAGGATATGTTCAAAGGAATAATGCATACAATGCATTTATACAGTCCAATGCAAGACTAAAAGTCTTGTAAGATGTGCAATTCCTCTATtcacatacatataatataaataaaccaAAAACACACATGTCAACAGGATACATTACGACATTAAGTAATCTTGTCTATTTACATTTCATGCCATCTTTCCATGCTAAGTCCAAGCTTATTTTGAATGATTATGAAAATGTCAGGAAAGAGAGGCCTTGAGCAAAATGTAAGAAGACATACCAAAAAAAGTCTTCAAGATCACAATTTGGCCATTCTATAAAGAAATGCATCCTGTACAACGAAAGAACAGTCGGCAATTTTCTATAAAATAACCCAATTGACAATATGTAAATTCTGTATTCTCTCTGTGCTGCAGTGAGACTTTGTGTTATGGGGTCTTGCAATGTTGTGGGGGTTTTATGCCTTATCTTGATTATTATTTGacacatcactggatataaatgataaaaaaatgcTGCACGTAATTGTCTTTTTGCATAACAGTTGTCTATTCTCCAGACTTTAGTGCCATCTTATCTCTTCTCTTAAGTCCTGATTTAATTTGGATATTTGCACTTAAATTAAGGTCAGTGGAGAATCCATAGTTATGCTTTAAGCAATAGTTCCTTCAGAGAGGTGTCTCTTTTAACTAGGAATCCAAACTTGGACTGAAAATGCTGGACCTGTCTATCATGCTTAGAGGATCTTCTATATCTAAGTAGCTTCCAGGATGGTGTTCATAAGAATGATCTACTGCATACAAGGATTCCAAAGGAATAGAGCTCTCCAATGGCATGAAACGGACCATATGTTTGCCAGATTGGTGCCCTCCCCTGGTTAGAGTAAGGGTGAGTGGAGCAGGATGCTTTTCTGAGTAATACAAGTTGTATCCATCTTTTAGTGGCACTTCACGGAAATTGCAGTCATCCTCTTTGTAAACCAACTGTAATAGACATAAAAAATTagacattaaacaaaaataatttctacctaaatataatttatttaccattgaataataatagtaatatacaGTGCAATGTATTAGTGGCAACCaataaaaagaatataaaaatggTTTTGCAGAGGGGTGGTCCTCCCAGAGGACATGGTCACAATGCAAAGTATAAGGATGGAACAGAAAATTACAGAGTGTGGCAATCTGATCTAGATAaatgggtggtcttctcaaaggggTGGCTTTTGGGAGAGGTTTCACTCCATTAATATTTTGGTTTATTACTACAGACTAGATAACACATGTATAAGCTATTTTATCATACTATTCCTTCCCTCTAAATAGATGCAACTACAAATGGCCACAAAATGTAAACCTAGTGGAAGCCTTAAAACCCATCAGAATTCTGGAGAGTCATGTCCCCTTTATTGCTCTTCTTGTCCACACTTGTGGCCATGCCACAGGTAatgggctgagctgcagtaccatggACATTGATGGACACTGATGAACCTGGGGTTCCAAAAAAGTATAGACCGATAAAGTTTTAGACTGGTAAACCCCAAATCATTGGAATGCATTACTTTATTTGTGTGAATTTACAGAACATTATCCTGTTATTAAAATTGATAGGAACCACACAaccacaaaaaaagttaaaataactgTCCAGTAGGCCATTTAATGGTCCATTCTCAAAatgaaaagttatcccctatccccaagaTAGCGGGATCCAGTTACTTTGAACCAAAACCTCATACAGGTCTGACACTTACCGATCCATATAAGTGGTGCTTGGAGTCCATACACAGATAACGTGTAGTTTTCATTCCTCGAATCACCAAAATACTTGGTTTTACTGCTTTGATTTCAAGTAGACCTAAATGACAAATATGGTATTAGTTATGTTATAGGATGGATCAAAATTAGAATTAGATAAAGACATTACAATTACAATATACAGTTTTAGGATTTTAGGTAGTCCATTATTAAAATGGATAATATTAGgcttatattaataataatgattcAATAATGGAAAAGGAGAATGTCCTATTGTCCTATCATAACTTTGGAGCTTCTTACATCACGGCTACTGGCCATGGTCCTGAGATTTTGACCACTGCACCTTCAACTATACTACATGCAAATGATGGACAATTTGAGCTAGTCTTAAGGTTGTCTGTTATTTCTGTTGAGTCTATGTATTCTCATGTAGGTCATGGCTTTCATTTCTTTTATGAAAGTTGGGTCCGTCATATCACAGTCCCCAATGACACCACCAATGACACAGAAAGGACCAATTTGATGTGCAATCCGGCCTATTCAGATTCTGTCAGTGTGTTTATATTTTTGACACAAAGCCCAGTGCTGTAGATGGTTCTGTACAATTTTGTCAAATCTGACAGAACTTGCAAATGTACAGAGCGTTGGGCATGCTTTATACATTTCTGGTACTTGCCTGTATTATGCAGTTTACATGGCACACAGGTATGCAGCATTGAGGATTACATGTCCATTTAAGGTTACCATAAAACTACTATTAATCATAAAAGTTCCTGCATATCTTATCCGTTAAAGCTGAACTTTTTATCTACTTCTTGCATGTTATGTAATGTGTCTGATGTAATGCTGATGATATAGCAAATAGAACCATAAATACCCACAATTGTTGTCTATAGTACACATTAAAGGTCACCCAAGCAGAGGTACAATGACCTTTGAAAATTTTCTTTGCTTACTTTAGAGATGTTCGAACTCTAGCACAACTAGGATATCCTATATCTTAATTCTATTTTTTACATTGAAATGCccatttatatgtatttttttttttttttttttacttcaagtGGATAAGTCTTTTTAACTAGGTTGTATTGATAGATGAGATCATTTTACTGCTAGGATGTTTTActgaatgttttatttttgttaatgttttacagacttttttttacatgaataaatgctTAAATCGCGGAAGGAGGTCAAAGCATGACTGCAGAGTCATCATGAGCGCCAGATTCATTAGTTAATACTTTTCATATAATCTGGTTTGACTGCATTTAACCCAGTTCTCTTGTATCATATACATCGGGGTGCATGAAGCTAAGATAGGAGGAGCTTATTAAAATAACCTTTATAATTAGGAGCTGGTGGTCACTAGGGAAAAAACGTATTCCATTACTCTATAGAACCATTTTTGTTAAAAGGAAATTACTTTTGGTGACAAATATCCAGTGTTTCTTCAACTAGCTTAACATGCGGTAGCCTCCTAGACCCCAGTTATATGTGGGAGTAGGATATTGGGCATAATTACTTTGACATCTGAACTTTTGGGGTTCTTAatagaaaaaacaatatatatatatatatatatatatatatatatatatatatatatatacacacaaaatcaAGTAGAAGCAGCACACCAGTATTCCAATGAAGacgtgggtttattcacacatctgtgcagaaaaagctacgtttcggctcgacaatagagcctttcttaagcatgcttgagaaaggctctattgttgagccaAAACGTAGCtttttctgcacagatgtgtgaataaacccacgtCTTCATTGGAATACTGGTGTGCCGCTACTACTTGATtttgca is a genomic window of Hyla sarda isolate aHylSar1 chromosome 10, aHylSar1.hap1, whole genome shotgun sequence containing:
- the FGF21 gene encoding fibroblast growth factor 21 — encoded protein: MNYYMNIMKGQCALVNGLFYLIVLAFFSSKRGLASPIRDNSPILGYADQVRLRHLYTDNEHTHLHLQITPEGEVSGTKEKNLYSLLEIKAVKPSILVIRGMKTTRYLCMDSKHHLYGSLVYKEDDCNFREVPLKDGYNLYYSEKHPAPLTLTLTRGGHQSGKHMVRFMPLESSIPLESLYAVDHSYEHHPGSYLDIEDPLSMIDRSSIFSPSLDS